CCTTTTTAGGTAATATAGGCCCGAGTATCGATATAGCATCAGCCAAAATATCGTAATTCCAGTCTTCGTCTCACCATCGATTACATGCATTATCTTAATGCGAATCATTTTTAAATCTGCAATCTTGTATAAATAAAGTTTGGTGTGATGATTGGAAGAGCAACGGATAATCACCATCAGAGTAAAATACTTTGCACAAATGAGAGATATTACAGGTAGGAAAGAGGATGTAATCAATCTTACAAAAGGTTCAACAGTCAAGGATGCATTGAATGAATTATGTAAAATATTTGGTGATAATATGAAGAGATACCTTTTTAAGAATGGTGGTCAATTGCGTGAGGAGTTGCAAGTACTAGTGAATGGTTTATCTATCGATTCATCAAACCTTTGTAAAAAAAGCCTTTCAAATGGGGATACTTTAGTAATTATACCGCCTGTTGGTGGTGGATAAGAAAACGTGAGATAAATAGTGATGAAAGCATACGTTGAAGTTTATGGTTGTAGTGCAAATGTAGCAGATTATGAGATGATATTGGGCTTATTAAAGGAAGCTGGTTTTCGATTCGTTGATAATGAATATGAATCGGATGTCAATCTAATCGTTACCTGTACCGTAAAATCGCCGACTTCACAGAGAATGGTGTATAGAATTAAGAAATTAACTGATACAAAGAAGCCTTTGGTTGTGGCAGGATGTATGCCGAAAACAGAGAGGTATTTAATAGAAAAGATCAATCCCTATGCAAGCCTTGTAGGACCTAATGCGATAAATAAAGTAGTCGATGCAACCTTAGGTGCGATTCACGGTCATAAAAGTGTCTTCATCGAAGATCTGAACCTTCCAAAATTGAACCTCCCGAGAGTAAGGGTTAATCCCGTAATAGGCATAATAGAAATTGCTAACGGGTGTTTAAGCAGATGTAGTTTTTGCCAAGTCAAGATCGCAAGGGGCGATCTTGTAAGTTATCCAATAAGTGATATAGTAAGGGAGGCGAGAAACTCTATAGTTGAAGGTTGTAGAGAGTTATGGATTACATCACAAGATAATGGATGTTATGGAATGGATATTGGGGCCAATCTACCACAACTCTTAAATGAATTATGTAAGATCGAAGGTGACTTTTACATTAGGGTAGGTATGATGAACCCACGATTTACACTTAAGATCCTCGATGAGTTGATAGATGTGTTCAAAAATCAAAGGATCTTTAAATTCCTTCACCTTCCTTTACAGAGCGGTAGTAATAGAATACTAAGGTTGATGAAGAGGGGTTATACATCAGAAGAGTTTATGTATATAGTTGAAAGGTTTAAAGGTGAAATCAGAGATCTGACCCTTAGCACGGATGTGATTGTAGGATTCCCTACAGAAGGTGATGAAGACTTCCAGATGACGGTCGATGTGTTGGAGCGAATCAAACCAGATATTACGAATATCTCACGATTTGGGGCCAGGCCGGGTACAGAAGCTGCACTCCTTCCACAATTGAGTAACGATCTGATAAAGGAGAGGAGTGAGAAGATTCATCAAATTACAAGAAGGATTTCATTAGAAAATAATAAAAGATGG
This Nitrososphaerales archaeon DNA region includes the following protein-coding sequences:
- a CDS encoding tRNA (N(6)-L-threonylcarbamoyladenosine(37)-C(2))-methylthiotransferase, giving the protein MKAYVEVYGCSANVADYEMILGLLKEAGFRFVDNEYESDVNLIVTCTVKSPTSQRMVYRIKKLTDTKKPLVVAGCMPKTERYLIEKINPYASLVGPNAINKVVDATLGAIHGHKSVFIEDLNLPKLNLPRVRVNPVIGIIEIANGCLSRCSFCQVKIARGDLVSYPISDIVREARNSIVEGCRELWITSQDNGCYGMDIGANLPQLLNELCKIEGDFYIRVGMMNPRFTLKILDELIDVFKNQRIFKFLHLPLQSGSNRILRLMKRGYTSEEFMYIVERFKGEIRDLTLSTDVIVGFPTEGDEDFQMTVDVLERIKPDITNISRFGARPGTEAALLPQLSNDLIKERSEKIHQITRRISLENNKRWVGWHGKVIIDEIVKNGVIGRNFAYKPVFINSQLKLGEEFDVKIVGASSSCLLGELD
- a CDS encoding MoaD family protein, with translation MEEQRIITIRVKYFAQMRDITGRKEDVINLTKGSTVKDALNELCKIFGDNMKRYLFKNGGQLREELQVLVNGLSIDSSNLCKKSLSNGDTLVIIPPVGGG